One Acidobacteriota bacterium DNA window includes the following coding sequences:
- a CDS encoding sialate O-acetylesterase: MRLVKSILLSLLFASCLTASVLAAVKPHALFSDGCVLQQGMPVPVWGWADEGETVTVEFQGQKVTAITGGGKWMVTLKELKAGGPFEMKLSGSDTVTIKNILVGEVWLCSGQSNMEWRLNQTVNAKADIVAANYPKIHLFTVPRNPQDAPVDNVKGEWKECSPESVPTFSAVGYFFGRALHLARQGVPIGLIHSSYGGTPSEAWTSASVVNNDPHFAGIRESYAKAVAAWPENKAKWEAAVEKHKEVAAKAKEEGKTAPPTPAKPFGPEHQNRPAGLYNGMIAPLIPFALRGAIWYQGESNAPRAFEYRSIFPAMIQDWRTAWKSEFPFLFVQLAPYAPPPPNTYAELREAQLLTLKLPKTGMAVITDVGEERDIHPKQKQPVGERLALAARAIAYGEKIEYSGPVYSAMKVKGNSVELSFHHVGGGLVVKGDKLTGFAIAGADQKFVSAEAIIKGDKIIVSSSTVAQPVAVRFGWENWPVLNLWNKAGLPATPFRTDDFPMVTAPKP, translated from the coding sequence ATGCGATTAGTCAAAAGCATTTTGCTGAGTTTGTTGTTTGCCAGTTGTCTTACGGCTTCAGTGTTGGCGGCGGTCAAACCACACGCGCTGTTTTCCGATGGATGCGTGTTGCAACAGGGAATGCCCGTACCGGTTTGGGGCTGGGCGGATGAAGGCGAAACCGTCACCGTTGAGTTTCAGGGCCAGAAAGTCACGGCCATAACCGGCGGCGGCAAATGGATGGTTACGTTGAAAGAGCTTAAAGCCGGTGGGCCGTTTGAAATGAAACTCAGCGGATCGGATACGGTGACGATCAAAAACATTCTGGTTGGCGAAGTCTGGTTGTGCAGCGGGCAATCGAATATGGAATGGCGGTTGAATCAAACCGTAAATGCCAAAGCGGACATCGTCGCGGCGAACTATCCCAAAATTCATTTGTTCACCGTGCCGCGGAATCCGCAAGACGCGCCCGTGGATAACGTCAAAGGCGAATGGAAAGAGTGTTCGCCCGAAAGCGTGCCGACTTTTTCCGCGGTCGGTTACTTTTTTGGTCGTGCGCTGCACCTGGCGCGCCAGGGAGTTCCGATCGGATTGATCCATTCGTCGTATGGCGGCACGCCTTCGGAAGCGTGGACAAGCGCCAGCGTCGTCAACAACGATCCGCATTTTGCTGGAATCCGTGAAAGCTACGCCAAGGCTGTTGCCGCCTGGCCCGAAAACAAAGCCAAATGGGAAGCGGCGGTGGAAAAACACAAGGAAGTCGCCGCCAAAGCCAAAGAGGAAGGGAAGACCGCACCGCCCACACCTGCCAAACCATTCGGGCCTGAACATCAAAATCGTCCGGCGGGGTTGTACAACGGAATGATCGCGCCGCTCATTCCCTTCGCGTTGCGCGGAGCCATCTGGTATCAGGGCGAATCCAACGCCCCCCGCGCGTTTGAATACCGTTCGATCTTTCCGGCAATGATTCAAGATTGGCGAACCGCCTGGAAAAGTGAATTCCCGTTTCTGTTTGTGCAGCTTGCGCCGTATGCGCCGCCTCCGCCGAACACGTATGCGGAATTACGCGAAGCGCAGTTGCTGACTTTGAAGTTGCCAAAAACCGGAATGGCGGTCATCACAGATGTCGGCGAAGAGCGCGACATTCATCCGAAACAAAAACAACCCGTTGGCGAACGGCTGGCGCTAGCCGCGCGAGCGATTGCCTACGGCGAAAAGATTGAATACTCCGGCCCTGTGTATTCCGCAATGAAAGTGAAAGGCAACAGCGTTGAGCTGAGTTTTCACCACGTCGGCGGAGGATTGGTTGTCAAAGGCGACAAGCTGACGGGATTCGCCATAGCCGGCGCCGATCAGAAATTCGTTTCTGCCGAAGCCATCATCAAAGGTGACAAAATCATTGTTTCGAGTTCGACGGTTGCGCAACCGGTTGCCGTGCGTTTCGGGTGGGAAAACTGGCCGGTGTTGAATTTGTGGAATAAAGCCGGATTGCCCGCAACGCCGTTTCGAACGGACGATTTTCCAATGGTCACGGCTCCGAAACCATAA
- a CDS encoding GNAT family N-acetyltransferase, with protein MTAQLNYPLKNFSRSVLLRDGSVLQMRALKPTDREGLVALFNRCSPETIRYRFLRMVTCLTESQLDQLVAVDQRSHVALVITQGENAEEKIIAVGRYFVMEKRPTVAEVSFLVEDALQRRGIGTILLDALAEIAREHGINRFAADVLADNRLMLSVFRKAGYAMTSNISYGVTHLEFPITRSEVAEARREAQEAEAERISLSAIFEPKTVAVIGASRDPASVGGALFRNLLRWGFTGTLYPVNPAAASIAGVRAYASIAELPEKPELVFIAVPAKFVVDVARQCAAAGVRALCVLTAGFAETGAEGRSSQTELVDVCRASGMRLVGPNCMGLVNTSGKVRLLGTFAPVEPPPGNVAMSSQSGALGLALMARAGELGLGVSSFISVGNKADVSGNDLLQYWESDEATDVILFYLESFGNPRRFARIARRVSRAKPIVAVKSGRTGAGARAASSHTAALANSDRAVDALFAQTGIIRVDTLAQFFSVARLLASQPIPKGKRMGILTNGGGPGIIAVDAAVAAGLEIPPLSEATQARLREVLPASATVTNPVDMIASASPANYRACLEILCDDPDLDSLLVIFIPPLATPTREVAQVMSDVLAARPNLQKTVAAVFFDPFSPVIKVPVSEANAEKANRCVPVYDFPESAAFAMAAAVRYGLWRATPTGSIADIKIDRDATQAILANYGNGGWLTQTDVAALLGAAGIQVVAPKIARSAEEAFLVAAEIGSPIALKVHEPAVLHKSDVGGVLLNIAPADAAAGFKQLAEQLAAHNIPLKAASLMPMAKPGVEALAGVTHDPVFGPLVAFGSGGFLVELLDDVVFRVLPLTDRDASEMIRATKAFKMLQGYRGAPEADIPAVEDLLLRLGALAESLPQIAEIDLNPVIVHPRGEGLTMIDARIRLS; from the coding sequence ATGACTGCACAACTGAATTACCCACTGAAGAATTTTTCCCGCAGCGTGCTGCTCCGCGATGGATCGGTGCTGCAAATGCGCGCGCTGAAACCCACTGACCGCGAAGGCTTGGTAGCGCTGTTCAATCGCTGTTCCCCCGAAACCATTCGCTATAGATTTTTGCGCATGGTCACCTGTTTGACCGAATCGCAATTGGATCAACTGGTCGCCGTGGATCAGCGGAGCCATGTCGCGTTGGTGATCACGCAGGGCGAAAACGCGGAAGAAAAAATCATCGCCGTGGGCCGGTATTTTGTGATGGAAAAGCGCCCGACGGTGGCCGAAGTTTCCTTTCTGGTCGAAGACGCGCTGCAGCGGCGCGGCATCGGAACCATTCTGTTGGACGCGTTGGCTGAAATCGCGCGTGAACATGGGATCAACCGTTTTGCCGCAGACGTGCTGGCCGACAACCGGTTGATGCTGTCTGTGTTTCGCAAAGCCGGGTACGCGATGACCTCGAACATCAGCTACGGCGTGACGCACTTGGAATTTCCCATTACCCGCAGCGAAGTCGCCGAAGCGCGCCGCGAAGCGCAGGAAGCCGAAGCGGAACGCATCAGCCTGAGCGCCATTTTTGAACCGAAAACCGTCGCCGTCATCGGCGCCAGCCGCGACCCAGCTTCAGTCGGAGGCGCGCTGTTTCGCAATCTGTTGCGCTGGGGATTCACCGGCACGCTGTATCCGGTCAACCCGGCGGCGGCTTCGATTGCCGGCGTTCGCGCCTACGCGTCCATCGCCGAATTGCCTGAAAAACCCGAACTGGTTTTTATTGCTGTCCCAGCAAAGTTTGTCGTTGACGTGGCGCGGCAATGCGCCGCCGCCGGAGTTCGCGCGCTGTGCGTGTTGACCGCGGGGTTTGCCGAAACCGGCGCGGAAGGTCGCTCCAGTCAAACTGAATTAGTTGACGTTTGCCGCGCTTCGGGAATGCGATTGGTCGGCCCGAACTGCATGGGATTGGTCAACACTTCCGGCAAAGTCCGCCTGTTGGGAACCTTTGCGCCGGTCGAACCGCCCCCCGGAAACGTGGCGATGAGTTCGCAATCCGGCGCTCTGGGGTTGGCGTTGATGGCCCGGGCAGGTGAATTGGGGTTGGGTGTGTCTTCGTTCATCAGCGTGGGCAACAAAGCCGACGTATCCGGCAATGATTTGCTGCAGTACTGGGAATCGGACGAAGCGACCGACGTTATCTTGTTTTACCTGGAAAGCTTCGGAAATCCGCGCCGCTTTGCGCGCATCGCCCGGCGTGTGTCGCGCGCCAAACCGATTGTCGCCGTCAAATCCGGGCGAACCGGCGCAGGTGCGCGCGCAGCTTCCAGCCACACCGCAGCTCTGGCCAATTCCGACCGCGCAGTGGATGCGCTGTTTGCGCAAACCGGCATCATTCGCGTGGATACGTTGGCGCAATTCTTTTCCGTCGCGCGCTTGCTGGCTTCGCAACCGATTCCCAAAGGCAAACGCATGGGCATTCTGACCAACGGCGGAGGCCCAGGCATCATCGCCGTGGACGCCGCCGTCGCCGCAGGCCTGGAAATTCCGCCGCTCAGCGAAGCCACGCAAGCCCGTTTGCGCGAAGTGCTGCCCGCATCCGCGACGGTGACCAACCCTGTGGATATGATCGCCAGCGCCAGTCCGGCGAATTACCGCGCGTGCCTGGAAATTCTCTGCGACGATCCTGATTTGGATTCGCTGCTGGTGATTTTCATTCCGCCGCTGGCCACGCCCACACGCGAAGTCGCTCAGGTGATGAGCGATGTGCTGGCCGCTCGCCCCAACTTGCAGAAAACCGTCGCGGCGGTGTTTTTCGATCCGTTTTCCCCCGTGATCAAAGTTCCCGTCAGCGAAGCCAATGCCGAAAAAGCCAATCGCTGTGTTCCGGTGTACGACTTTCCGGAAAGCGCCGCCTTCGCGATGGCCGCCGCCGTGCGGTACGGATTGTGGCGAGCAACGCCGACGGGAAGCATCGCCGACATCAAAATTGACCGCGACGCCACTCAAGCCATCCTTGCCAATTACGGTAACGGCGGTTGGTTGACTCAAACGGATGTCGCGGCACTGTTGGGCGCAGCCGGGATTCAAGTTGTCGCTCCCAAAATCGCCCGTTCCGCCGAAGAAGCCTTTCTGGTTGCCGCCGAAATCGGTTCGCCCATCGCGCTGAAAGTTCACGAACCCGCCGTGCTGCACAAATCCGATGTGGGCGGAGTTCTGTTGAACATCGCGCCTGCCGACGCTGCCGCTGGATTCAAACAACTCGCCGAACAGCTTGCCGCGCACAACATCCCGCTCAAAGCCGCCAGCCTGATGCCGATGGCAAAACCCGGCGTCGAAGCGCTGGCTGGCGTGACGCACGATCCGGTGTTCGGCCCGCTGGTCGCTTTTGGTTCCGGAGGTTTTCTGGTGGAATTGCTGGACGACGTGGTGTTCCGAGTCCTGCCGCTGACCGACCGCGACGCTTCCGAAATGATCCGCGCAACGAAAGCGTTCAAAATGCTGCAAGGGTATCGCGGCGCGCCTGAAGCCGACATTCCGGCGGTCGAAGATTTGCTGCTGCGGCTTGGCGCGCTGGCTGAAAGCCTGCCACAAATCGCTGAAATTGATTTGAACCCGGTCATCGTCCACCCGCGCGGCGAAGGCTTAACAATGATTGATGCCCGCATCCGGCTGAGTTAG
- a CDS encoding TIR domain-containing protein produces the protein MCFVPGFENDIFISYAHNDNSTHQDGKPNWVSLLEHYIRTRAKGCGIDLQIYRDVQLSPFTGVNQQLADRIAKSAIFLCVVSPNYAKSKWSLWELEQAFKLDRTDCMLRIGKYPLDESELQVEQKGLLQKTDHLLEARFYALDESTKSISDLQPELFPEHLTDFYKRLNPIVDKIISRLKELRTASGSQPQKGHSVTATNESQIAVYLAETSKDLTEMEREQIRSELVQMDCRILPDQPLPRDAGQLRDTISKYLEQAKLSIHLVGESYGDVVDGEDVSIPHLQFDLATKLREQGKLTQIVWLPPGLPPKGKLQENFIAELKAKSPDYLQSKLKDLKAVIWQKLKPEAPNGWEGTKEGQVKVCFYYHELDKEPIKPIYSHLRIQKAFNVKRPLQDAASFNNHQQLLQSSDAVLLYYGNGDDEWFGNLWQQIQRHTSANSARPILVRAIYAGQPMTEEKDLLDSQDPLIIKNFDDFSEETLAQFIDSIERAKGDKR, from the coding sequence ATGTGCTTTGTGCCAGGGTTTGAAAACGACATCTTCATCAGCTATGCCCACAACGACAATTCCACGCATCAGGATGGTAAGCCAAACTGGGTCAGTCTGCTGGAACATTACATTCGTACGCGAGCCAAAGGGTGTGGGATTGACCTGCAAATTTACCGAGATGTGCAGTTAAGCCCGTTCACTGGCGTTAACCAACAACTCGCGGATCGCATCGCGAAAAGCGCCATCTTTCTGTGTGTAGTGTCGCCCAACTACGCCAAATCAAAATGGTCTCTATGGGAACTGGAACAGGCGTTCAAATTGGATCGGACTGACTGCATGCTCCGCATCGGCAAATACCCATTGGATGAATCCGAATTGCAGGTGGAGCAAAAGGGTTTGCTGCAAAAAACCGATCATTTGTTGGAAGCGCGCTTTTACGCTTTGGACGAAAGCACCAAGTCAATCAGCGACCTGCAACCGGAGCTTTTCCCGGAACACCTGACAGATTTCTACAAACGCCTGAACCCCATCGTAGACAAAATCATTTCCCGGTTGAAAGAATTGCGCACCGCCAGCGGCTCACAACCTCAAAAGGGCCATTCGGTTACAGCAACCAACGAAAGCCAGATTGCAGTGTATCTGGCCGAAACCAGTAAAGACCTGACCGAAATGGAACGCGAACAGATTCGCAGCGAATTGGTCCAGATGGATTGCCGCATTCTGCCCGATCAACCGTTGCCGCGAGATGCTGGACAATTGCGCGATACAATCAGCAAATATCTTGAACAGGCAAAGCTTTCGATCCATCTGGTCGGCGAAAGTTACGGAGATGTCGTGGATGGCGAAGACGTTTCCATTCCCCATCTTCAGTTCGATCTGGCGACGAAACTGCGCGAACAAGGCAAGCTGACTCAAATTGTCTGGCTGCCGCCGGGGTTACCGCCCAAAGGCAAGCTCCAAGAAAATTTCATCGCTGAGTTAAAAGCAAAATCCCCCGATTACCTGCAATCGAAGCTGAAAGATTTGAAGGCGGTCATCTGGCAGAAACTCAAGCCGGAAGCTCCCAATGGGTGGGAAGGAACCAAGGAAGGCCAAGTCAAAGTCTGTTTCTATTACCACGAACTGGATAAAGAACCGATCAAACCGATTTACAGCCATTTGCGAATCCAGAAGGCATTTAATGTCAAACGTCCCTTGCAAGACGCCGCGTCATTCAACAATCACCAGCAACTGCTGCAAAGCAGCGATGCGGTGTTGCTGTATTACGGCAATGGCGATGACGAATGGTTCGGAAATTTGTGGCAGCAGATTCAGCGTCACACTTCGGCGAATTCAGCCAGACCGATTTTGGTTCGAGCCATTTACGCGGGCCAACCAATGACCGAAGAAAAAGACCTGCTTGATTCCCAAGACCCCCTCATCATCAAAAACTTTGACGATTTCAGCGAAGAAACGCTGGCCCAATTCATTGATAGCATCGAACGGGCGAAAGGAGACAAGCGATGA
- a CDS encoding DUF3662 domain-containing protein produces MSGEPKITAVTNRAEFFIRRFFERMGGVIDFALRRTAVPRTDLAALIPHLEQAVDENLRHEGQKIVAPNLMTLRYDFETYTRMGAPRREYLERELTTNIYEYIYNRRYDTTGTVQVKIAYDAFTRGLEVRAEFGEAKAAVLDSPQFNRELPAAGNIIETVAEKSCEVTLRDQSKKWQVKATVNSKADPAGIGRNSANALPINDLSVSNFHAAFVLRGDGNLELADRNSANGTSINGVQLEPADRKIVRHGDRLQFGDVELLLEVKLSD; encoded by the coding sequence ATGAGTGGAGAACCGAAAATTACTGCAGTCACCAATCGCGCTGAGTTTTTCATCCGGCGATTTTTTGAGCGCATGGGTGGCGTGATTGATTTTGCGCTACGGCGGACGGCAGTGCCGCGCACCGATCTGGCGGCGCTGATTCCGCACCTGGAACAGGCGGTTGACGAAAATCTTCGCCACGAAGGGCAAAAGATCGTTGCGCCGAATTTGATGACGCTCCGGTATGATTTTGAAACCTACACGCGCATGGGCGCGCCTCGCCGCGAATATCTGGAACGCGAACTAACCACGAACATTTACGAATACATTTACAACCGCCGCTACGACACGACCGGAACCGTCCAGGTCAAAATTGCTTACGACGCGTTCACGCGCGGGTTGGAAGTGCGGGCAGAATTCGGCGAAGCCAAAGCCGCCGTGCTGGATTCGCCGCAGTTCAACCGGGAGCTTCCGGCTGCCGGAAACATCATAGAAACCGTCGCCGAAAAAAGCTGCGAAGTCACGTTGCGCGATCAATCGAAAAAATGGCAGGTTAAAGCCACAGTCAACAGTAAGGCAGATCCCGCCGGCATTGGCCGCAATTCGGCGAACGCCCTTCCCATCAATGACCTGTCGGTGTCCAATTTTCACGCAGCGTTTGTGCTGCGCGGCGACGGCAACTTGGAACTTGCCGACCGCAACAGCGCCAACGGAACTTCGATCAATGGAGTCCAGCTAGAACCCGCCGACCGTAAAATCGTCCGCCACGGAGACCGCTTGCAATTCGGCGATGTCGAATTGTTGTTGGAAGTGAAGCTGAGCGACTGA
- a CDS encoding Uma2 family endonuclease, with product MATATELQPVAELDSERSYELVNGQLEEKEMPGARHSGVCGRLTRKLGAFVESHNLGEVYPESSFQIGENERIPDLAFVSAERIPEEGEPETKWPMPPDLAIEIISPNDFYEKVYAKALEYLAAGVKQVWVVSPENQIVTVYRSATNIIAFPPDSDLVSEDLLPGFRCSLKEIFFRRTPAG from the coding sequence ATGGCTACTGCAACTGAACTGCAACCTGTTGCCGAACTGGATTCCGAACGGTCGTATGAACTCGTCAACGGCCAACTGGAGGAGAAAGAGATGCCCGGAGCAAGACATAGTGGCGTGTGTGGACGGCTTACGCGTAAATTGGGTGCCTTTGTTGAAAGTCACAATCTCGGTGAAGTTTACCCGGAAAGCAGTTTTCAAATTGGCGAAAATGAGCGCATTCCTGACCTCGCATTCGTTTCTGCTGAACGAATCCCGGAAGAAGGTGAGCCGGAAACCAAATGGCCGATGCCTCCGGACTTGGCAATTGAGATCATTTCACCCAATGATTTTTACGAAAAGGTTTACGCCAAGGCCCTGGAATACCTGGCCGCGGGCGTCAAACAGGTATGGGTGGTTTCCCCGGAAAACCAAATTGTGACAGTGTACCGTTCCGCCACGAACATCATTGCATTTCCGCCAGATAGCGACCTGGTTAGCGAAGACTTGTTGCCGGGATTTCGCTGTTCGCTGAAGGAAATTTTCTTTCGCAGAACCCCAGCCGGTTGA
- a CDS encoding sigma-70 family RNA polymerase sigma factor: MTTPTSANVTQLLIDWRGGNSDALNQLMPLVYDELRDLAKRYMRRENSSHTLQTNALVNEAYLRLVNQQTVEWQNRAHFFAIAAQVMRHLLVDHARAKQYAKRGGGAVQVTLDEGLAVSDESSVELLALHQALERLEKIDDRKSKIVELRYFGGLSIEEVAEVLGISEITVKREWAKAKAWLYRELSQGDVSLAE; this comes from the coding sequence ATGACTACCCCGACTTCAGCAAATGTCACGCAACTGTTGATTGATTGGCGCGGAGGAAACAGCGACGCGCTGAATCAGTTGATGCCTCTGGTGTATGACGAATTGCGCGATTTGGCCAAACGCTATATGCGCCGCGAAAATTCGTCGCACACATTGCAAACCAACGCTCTGGTTAACGAAGCCTATTTGCGATTGGTCAACCAACAAACCGTGGAATGGCAAAACCGTGCGCATTTTTTCGCCATTGCGGCGCAAGTCATGCGCCATCTGTTGGTAGACCACGCGCGGGCAAAACAATATGCCAAACGCGGCGGCGGAGCCGTTCAGGTGACGCTGGATGAGGGATTGGCCGTCAGCGATGAAAGCTCGGTCGAATTGCTGGCGCTCCATCAAGCGTTGGAACGACTGGAAAAAATTGATGACCGCAAAAGCAAAATTGTCGAGCTTCGCTATTTTGGAGGTCTGAGCATCGAAGAAGTCGCCGAAGTGCTCGGCATTTCCGAAATCACCGTCAAACGCGAATGGGCCAAAGCCAAAGCCTGGCTGTACCGCGAACTCAGTCAAGGTGATGTGAGTTTGGCAGAATGA
- a CDS encoding MFS transporter, producing MQSVTFKELLQSNINFRRLWFGQVISELGTWFSFIAELGLVQFYSGSTWMTAALLVSRLLPVLIFAPLAGVAVDRLNRKQILIATDLIRALAALGFLTISIGAPIWVAVLCSGVMSSATTFFEAAKNASIANMVTRQEMLTANVLMFSTRFLQLTLGAALGGVTAAKFGYNTAFVINSLSFVVSAAFIWGIPAAIMRQSNIKGTDSVDASQVLETNDNRGNRFLTDVREGLAYIWQTQFVRGIVMVNVGWALGGGMNNLVFDRIARREFSNGAGDPGDWSLATLMTAAGAGLFLGMALARRAGVWASDERRAGNFVGWSLLVHGLFFAVAGVMPSLLTFALCIAISRLILGAEFGVQETLMMRMVPDEYRGRVFTTDRALELSTMTVSMLVAGALLKWVSPRSMVITSGLLSASPGLFWLLAMWLKRFSVPTCAVRERFSES from the coding sequence ATGCAATCTGTAACATTCAAAGAATTATTACAAAGTAACATCAATTTTCGGAGATTGTGGTTTGGCCAGGTGATTAGCGAATTGGGTACCTGGTTTTCATTTATTGCCGAACTAGGTTTGGTACAATTTTATTCCGGCTCGACCTGGATGACGGCTGCGCTGCTGGTTTCCAGGCTGTTGCCAGTGCTGATCTTTGCTCCGCTGGCCGGAGTCGCAGTTGATCGTTTGAACCGCAAACAAATTTTGATTGCAACGGATTTGATCCGCGCACTGGCGGCGCTGGGGTTTTTGACAATTAGCATCGGTGCGCCAATTTGGGTGGCCGTGTTGTGCAGCGGAGTGATGTCTTCGGCAACGACTTTCTTTGAAGCGGCCAAAAACGCTTCGATCGCCAACATGGTGACGCGGCAGGAAATGTTAACGGCAAACGTGTTGATGTTTTCGACACGGTTTTTGCAGTTGACCTTGGGCGCCGCCTTGGGCGGTGTGACGGCTGCAAAATTCGGGTACAACACGGCGTTTGTTATCAATTCGCTTTCCTTTGTCGTGTCGGCGGCATTCATCTGGGGAATCCCGGCGGCAATTATGCGTCAATCCAACATTAAGGGAACTGACAGTGTTGATGCCAGCCAAGTTCTCGAGACGAATGACAATCGTGGGAATCGGTTTTTGACCGATGTACGCGAAGGGTTGGCTTATATCTGGCAAACGCAGTTTGTCCGCGGCATTGTGATGGTCAATGTCGGATGGGCGCTCGGCGGGGGAATGAACAATCTGGTGTTCGACCGCATTGCTCGGCGCGAATTCAGCAATGGTGCGGGCGATCCTGGGGATTGGAGTCTGGCAACCTTAATGACAGCGGCCGGAGCCGGATTATTTCTTGGAATGGCGTTGGCGCGTCGAGCGGGAGTTTGGGCTTCGGATGAACGTAGAGCCGGAAATTTCGTCGGATGGTCGTTGCTGGTTCACGGACTCTTTTTTGCTGTGGCAGGGGTAATGCCTTCGCTGTTGACATTCGCGCTCTGCATTGCCATTAGCAGGCTGATTCTGGGTGCGGAGTTCGGAGTGCAAGAGACGTTGATGATGCGGATGGTTCCTGATGAATATCGGGGCCGCGTTTTCACGACTGACCGCGCGTTGGAACTGAGCACGATGACCGTTTCAATGTTGGTGGCTGGAGCGTTACTAAAATGGGTCAGTCCTCGTTCGATGGTGATCACTTCTGGGCTGCTTTCGGCGAGTCCAGGCTTGTTTTGGTTGTTGGCGATGTGGTTGAAACGGTTCAGTGTTCCGACTTGTGCGGTTCGTGAACGCTTCAGCGAAAGTTAA
- a CDS encoding PDZ domain-containing protein: MNVCQSCGAERGDLDRFCRSCGVSISPSVADLEDTRRFNPAAPATVPGTPSGFTSQFYVPPAAAYPVSQAESSVYKTSSLRKKLLKQKAFWIFTLVLISMFTMIGVGIGMKVNNSRRVAVENRARRISTEDVPNAFGLRTGAISEAGYAPEIKGIFVESLVTDDGPAALANIQAGDVILQIGDKLVRNNSEIRDVLNTLSVGAVAPIKVYREGETLTLQIKIADRNFPPLQPKLEMREQGWLGVDNSTRRCGIPGVQKCGVEIENLDENSPADLGGLREGDVITEFNGYKVRTPDEFNRRIRMTKPRTKVTVTYYHGNAEQKTELILGYRR; this comes from the coding sequence ATGAATGTCTGTCAATCTTGCGGCGCGGAGCGCGGCGATTTGGACCGGTTTTGCCGTTCGTGCGGAGTTTCGATTTCGCCGTCCGTTGCAGATTTGGAGGATACGCGGCGGTTTAATCCGGCTGCGCCTGCTACTGTCCCTGGCACCCCAAGCGGTTTTACATCACAGTTTTATGTGCCTCCAGCGGCAGCTTATCCGGTTTCGCAGGCAGAAAGTTCCGTTTACAAAACAAGTTCGTTACGGAAAAAGCTTCTTAAACAAAAGGCATTTTGGATTTTTACTTTGGTGCTAATTTCGATGTTTACGATGATCGGCGTTGGTATTGGCATGAAAGTGAATAACTCTCGCCGGGTGGCGGTTGAAAACAGGGCTCGCAGAATTTCGACCGAAGATGTCCCCAACGCATTCGGGCTCAGGACAGGAGCGATTTCGGAAGCGGGCTACGCCCCGGAAATCAAAGGCATTTTTGTCGAGAGTTTGGTGACGGACGATGGCCCGGCGGCGCTGGCGAATATCCAGGCCGGGGATGTGATCCTGCAAATTGGCGATAAACTGGTGCGCAACAATTCTGAAATTCGTGATGTTTTGAACACTTTGTCGGTTGGTGCAGTGGCTCCAATAAAAGTTTATCGGGAAGGGGAAACGCTAACGCTGCAAATCAAGATTGCGGATCGCAACTTTCCGCCATTACAGCCGAAGTTGGAAATGCGCGAACAAGGATGGCTGGGGGTAGATAACTCCACGCGGCGGTGCGGAATTCCGGGTGTTCAGAAATGCGGCGTGGAGATTGAAAACCTGGACGAAAACAGCCCTGCTGATTTAGGCGGGTTGCGTGAGGGTGATGTCATCACGGAATTTAACGGTTATAAGGTTCGCACGCCAGATGAATTTAATCGCCGTATTCGCATGACGAAACCAAGAACAAAAGTGACTGTGACGTATTACCACGGAAATGCAGAACAAAAAACAGAACTGATCCTGGGTTATCGAAGGTAA
- a CDS encoding DUF393 domain-containing protein: MIKEDQDYLLFDGDCGICTWSSEIAKRMDKNHRFVIEPYQTVAESELLRFGISYDHCTKKLQVIARRGQVYAGVFGVNYFLWHQFPWTVLVILTYALPALLLLELVGYRLVAGNRHRISSWFGLKACVLKP, from the coding sequence ATGATCAAAGAAGATCAAGATTATTTGCTGTTTGACGGCGATTGCGGCATTTGTACTTGGTCATCCGAAATCGCGAAGCGAATGGACAAGAACCACAGGTTCGTCATTGAACCATATCAGACGGTTGCCGAAAGCGAGTTGCTGCGGTTCGGAATTAGCTACGACCATTGCACTAAAAAGCTTCAAGTGATCGCGCGGCGTGGGCAGGTTTACGCCGGGGTTTTTGGCGTAAACTATTTTTTGTGGCATCAGTTTCCATGGACGGTGCTGGTCATTTTGACTTATGCGTTGCCGGCGCTGCTTCTGTTGGAATTGGTGGGATACAGGTTGGTGGCTGGCAACCGCCACCGCATTTCATCCTGGTTTGGATTGAAAGCTTGCGTGCTGAAGCCGTGA